From the genome of Malus sylvestris chromosome 13, drMalSylv7.2, whole genome shotgun sequence:
TATTTGCATGGAAGAACTCATAAGACACAATCATGTCACAACAGAATAGCTATGTTCTAGATGTGCAATGATATTCATCTAGTACTGCTTCGGTCAATTCATCCACAAACAGAAGAAATACGTCAAAATAGTCATAAGTAAACTTTCGGAACAGAACCTTGATCAACAAGGTCCTTCTTCCATTGCTCAAATGCATGATGGAAGGCTGCACTCTCCTCCTCGTTATTAAAACGAATAGTGACTCCCCTTGAATACGATTTCTGGTTCAAAAGAAGTAATGTTACAAGAAACAAACATCTGACAGATATTGAATGAATCGTATAACAATGTTGCGCACAAAGGTACAAACAACGAACAATGTTGCATGAAAAAGTACAATCAACGTGAAAATCCACTGTGATACATATTTGGCACTGCAAAAGTTTGCAaagtaaaatcatcaaaatgcaAACGCGTAAAGATAAACTATTTCGGTTACCTCTTTGTCGGTATCAGAACCTTCCGTTATGCAAACCGACTGCACCGGACCTAACTTGAATAGCTGCGGACGGAAGAAACACATACCAAAATCAAACAACAAACTTACAACATTGTATCAAATATTATACGACCGACAAAAATCAGCATATTCATATATCTAtgtataattaaattttttaagcAGTAAAGCCAGAGTAAACTGTTCTCAACtagatattttattttccttcactttctcggcaaccaaacaaagCTGAATACTTCTTAACTTAAAAAGACTAAACTGAAACAGCATACTCCAAATAAATGGCAAACCTTAGCAGTTCGGAGATCGACATTGAGGCGGGCATCGGACTCAGCCTCCTGCTGAAACCGGAGCTCTGCAACTCCGTCTTCGGCGCTGAACCGAGCCACCGCCGGTGCCAGAGTAAAAGAAGACGACGACGAAGCGAGCTCGGAGGCGGATGCCAATGCAAACTCCTGCTGCTTCTTCGCTGCTTCTGCCACAGAGCCCTCCATTATCGCCTTCTCCAACCTCAATCGGGATATTTactaaattaaaaaatcaaaagaataaaggaaaaaaaaaaggaaaaagaaaaagcagcGACTGATTATTCGAAGTCAGTGGAGGAGTGagaaaattagggtttggttagagagagaaagtgaaggAGGGAAAGGGTTGGAGAATTTGGAGAGCCGCCAGAGAACGAAACAAACAAGAGAGTTGGGATTTTATAGTGAGAGAGCGAGCTTTGAGGAGAGTTGAGTTCACACATTCCTCAGGGCAACTCTACTCATGGAGCCCTCCTGTCAATCCATTATTCAATCCACTTTATTGAACAGTAACCGTCTTAAATGAATGTAACTACCATTAATAAATAGTAATTGccatttacatctccacccttgaaaccctccccctggcaataagcaattaaaataatagttttttttgtttgtttaaataataaaaaattacaaaagctctctctttctctctctctctctgacacaaaaaaataaaaaattgcaaagcccttaggccacaggcccgtcgactccccacTCCACCTTAACTCGGGCTCCCACCGTCGCTCGGCCTCCACACGGCTGGACCTCTCTCCACCGGCCCTCGGGCCCTTTGTCCTCGCCTGTCGCCCGAGCAACCAGCCtccgctggagttgctctcaGAGAAAGGTTCCAACGTGGACATGTGCTGACGTGTCCATTGTGTTGGCGGTGAGTTGAGAATCCGGATTCTCGTCAGATTTACGAATCTCTAAAAAAACATTCGGAGAGGAGAGAATTCTGTTACTTTGCGATTGCTGGATTCGGTTGTGGGACCCAGGGGGAAGTGGAAGGGGTTTCCTTGCTTGTTCGGGGAGTTGAAATTTTAAAGGTAGTGGGGTTTTGGGTGTGTTAACGGTTTGTTTGGCCCAAATTTAACAGCTCGCATGCTTTTGCTTTTGAGATCTTCTTTTGCTACTGGGATGTTCATGGGCTGGACCCACCACTACTAACTTGTAAAATACACTGTGTTGGGCTGGGTCAggaattttagcccaaaaactTAGGTAAATTTTAAATAAGAATTGTCGTTAgattcttaataaaaaaaaacccacgaTTTTAAATCAATGAAATAACTACATTGGTGTTTGTTGAGAGCATTGGATATTGTCATTTAATTTTGAGTGAAATGCTCATATTATAACATGgtatcaaaataaattattattatatgaTACTCAACGTGTgtcacaaaagaaaaattaaagttgaATGTATGATGCGAGTATCCCAGAAAAAGCATGTTGAGCATTCTCTAGTAACTAGAAAAATAGATTGTTTCAACGATGACATGTGGACCATTTCCAATGTAGATGTTAAATTTAGTTTTTACACCTAATGGGACAAAATAACATTTTATAAAGTCTCATATTCTAACTGAGAAGTCAAATTATAATGTTTTTTGGTTATTTATAAATTTACGTGGGTCAgaattcaataataaaataatcaataagtgaaagaaaaattttaaaaaatatgtgggccaacattaaaataaaacaaaggaaCATTTTACATTGTCTTCAAATTTGGTTGCAAAGTGGAAAATGTCAATTCATTTAGGATTTTGACATTTCCTctgaaactagaaaaccacattttttttgtcaaaataatcCCGTAAGATTTTTTACATATCCTTTGGAAATACTCTTATGCAATTAAAATGTGTTAATCACAACTGTCCCGTAAGATTTTTTACATATCctttggattctctttgtgaagaTTTTATAAGTTTGTGAATTgtatccgtttatcgtacattgtgtggttataaattatttttattattttatttaaaattaaatacaaacaatatcttataaaaatGATCGTACGATCTATTATAAACGAATACAATCTACGAATCTCCACAAAAAAATTCGGagaggagaggatcctgttgggtgAGTTGAGGTGAGGTGATGTGATGTGGTTACTTTGCGATTGCTGGATTCGGTTGTGGGACCCAGGGGGGTGCGCAAGGGGTTTCCTTGCTTGTTCGGGGAGTTGAAATTTTAAAGGTAGTGGGGTTTTGGGTGTGTTAACGGCTTGTTTGGCCCAAATTTAACAGCTTGCATGCTTTTGCTTTTGAGATCTTCTTTTGCTGGTGGGATGTCCATGGGCTGGACCCACCACCACTAACTTGTACAATACACTGTGTTGGGCTGGGTCAGGAATCCGAGCCCAAAAACtggatattatttatattgaaATTTTTCACTGTTATATCTTGGTCGGTGGATTCTTAAATGAATGAGGTAACTAAATTGGTGTTTCTTGAGAGCATTCTACGATGGATATCGTCATTTGATTTTCAATGAAATGCTCGTATACCAACATGGTATCAAAACAAATTATTAATATATGAGGCTCAACAATCAAACATGCTATGTATGtcacaaaagaaaaactaaagacGAAGGTGTGCTGAGAGTTTCTTGGAAAAATACATGTTAAGCATTCTCATATAACTTAAAAAATCAATTGTTTCAATTATGAcatttagaccatctccaatgcagatgtcaaatttatttttacagCTGATATGACAAAATAACATTTTGTAAAGACTCATACTCTAACGTGATGTCAAATTAGAATGCTTTTTGGTTATTTATAAAATCAGTGGGTCAGAATTTAGTGATAAAATAATCATTaagtgaaagaaaaataaagaaatatgtGGGTTAGcattaaaataaaacagaatAAAATTTTGACGTTGCTTCAAATTTGTCATCCAAGTGGACGATGTCAATTCATTTAGGattttgacatcttctttgaaacaaaaaaacctacctttttttgtcaaaacaaacTACGTCGAATTTTTTACACTGTTAATGTGTTAATCACAATTAAAGTTATGTTTGAGTTAGAAATTTAAAGTTATAAGAAATTGAGATCAAGTTAATAAACAATAAACTAGAAAtgattttcatgaaaattacaAATGTTTGTGAAAGGAATTGCAAATTTGTACTTGAAGTCATTTACAAATTCCTCTTACATACATTtgcattttaaaatttcaatcgAACACACCCGCCTAATTAAACATCAAAATTTATCACTCCAAAGAGCAAGGAGGAACTTGACATAGGAGGAGAATTCTCTACCCTTCTAATCTCTCtacccttccatgccctcctatttaaacggtcacggttaaaccacgtcaacatcttatattaatttttttatagagataataggacaaaaaataatatatgagaTAAGGGGATGGAAATGGATAGGAATAGGAGGGTAGAAAATCATTCTTCCTCGATATATGACATGCATTTTTTTCCAAACAAAACCCAAGAATCAATAATACAATTGAAGTTTAATATTCCTTCAAAGATAAATCATTaacaaaaaaacatcaaaagtgaATTACAAATTGACAGTATTATTaacttaataaattaaaaaaataaatattagcaacaaataaaaaaatatcagGAAGATGATGACTGCCTGATAGCTTTGAAAGCAGGGTGCAGCAATCCAAGCTTGTCCTTCACCTCCAGCGGATTGCTACTCTCATTCCTTACCCTCTTCACTCTCCTACTTCCCAGCGACTTATGCTCGAACCCGTACATCTGCAACACCTGATTATCCCCAAAATTGTACGCCCGGTCCATCTGCTTCAAGCACCGCTCCACCGGGTAATCCCCGAACTTCCCGCACGGCTTGCACCCGACGAAATGCGTCACCAGCGGCCACCGGTGGTCGCCCAGCCCCGGGTGGTGGTTCTCGATCATCTCCTCGTATCTGTCCACCAGAATCCCCCAATAACCGTGGAGATAATACCCGTTTTCCAAGTACACCTTCTCCCCCCAAGTGTCCCTCCCTTTCGCTAATATATAAACCATGGCGGACTGGTCGTCGGCTTCGAAAACGGGTCGACCTTTGAGCTCCCGGGTCAGGACCTTACCCGCCTCGTCCCGGATCTTCCCCTTGGGACCCATCGGCGCCCAGACGTCCAGCATGTCGAGCGACCACTGGCAATTTCTGAGCAGGAACGACCCGGTGTTCAACCCGATCCAGTTCTTATCATCATACACCATCTCGTTCCATCCGTGCATAACGAAATTGTGATCCTTGTATCGCTCCCAGGGGACCTCGAACGCCATGTCGGTGAACATGGCGTCGGAATCCATCCACCAGAGGAACTCCACCTCCGGGTGGGACAGGAGGAGCTTCCGGATCAGCGGCAGCTTGGCCCAAAACCCGGCCATTTCCGCGTCCAGAAGAGCAAAATTGTAGAAGACCTCGATCCCGTGGAGGCGGCAGTAGTCGATTTTGTTCTTGATCGATTTCAATAGGTAGTGGTCACCAACCGGATTTTCGCACGGTTTGGGCGACGACCCGGTTACCAACAGGACCCGGGGCTTATTGGGTCCGACAAAATTGGGGAAACCCGGGTTTTTCTTCAGCCAATCAGATCTCTGCTCGTCCCAGTTCGATATTTTGGGGCCGAGACTGTAGGGCTGGTTCGGGTCGCGCTTCTCGTCTTCCGTTTCGGGTTCGTCTTTGAGGATTTTGGATATGTCGAACTCGGCGTAGTTGTTGGACTGGCCGgcctggtcggcatcgttttGGTTGGTTTCGGGGGTGGCTTCCTTGAGCACTCGATGGGGCTCCACGCGCCGGTTGTGCGTGTAAAACCGTTCGCGGATGTCGTTGAAGTCCTGCTCTGGTGTTCCGAACTTCCCGGCTCCGACTGTGCCGCGCAGGACAACGACGGTTAAGAACAAGCACAGAAACGTCACCATTCCCTGCCGCAAAGCTCTCTGGATCTGGCGGGCCCGGCGAGGCCATAAGCACCGGTCCAGCATTCTGACTCGCCCGAGTTGAACCGGAAGGTGGATACAAGAACTGCAGCGTTTGAGGCTGCCTTCAGGATTTTGTACTCCGAAGGAGGTTAGGATTGTAAATATGGAGGAAATGGTGGGCGTTTAGGGGGTGAGGATTAGAGAAGTGAGAAGGAGAAACGTCGGTGCTGGCTTGGGGGAATGAACATAAGACATGTATATAAGCTCCCGACAAGTTTCcgaattatttaaaattaatttatagaagttgtattttttatttacgtTCTTCTCGCACGTCATCGCGTTGGAGGGAAAAACTACTTGGCGGTTCAATCCCgccaattttctctttttttttttttttttttttttttaatttttaatttttattctataTCAAAGTAGACTTATATCAAAATTTAGGGTTCATTGATTatttttaggggtgtgatatccatacatcctattttacttttcacacacttttttaattttcggccgtcagatTAGATGAATTGAATAATATCAAATGActgaaattatcaaggggtgtgtgagaagtaaaataaggtgtgtggatagcacatccctatttttatttttttttctttagtacattgatatttttacagtAAAAAAGTGAGAGTTCGGTTAAGCCACACAATATGCagcttaatttggtatcaaattcaccATCACGATATTCGAATCTAATACCTTTTACTTCTAAATGAATATGAATATCATCAAATTGTATTACTGAATGATGATAAtatttttttcgttttataTAATAGTAATTTACTAAATATTTTGTCCACCAAGAAATATAATTTAATGTGTTGTGCAAGGGTTGGAGGCTAAAACTAAGCTCGACAAAATGATGATATAGCctatcaatttgtttttttggcGAGAATTATAAATTTAAGCGCGTCCTACGCTCTTAAGGCTTTGATTGGGACTATTTTAACCTCATGTGTCTATGCTTTCATTTTGACTTAGCAAATTTTATGAGGCAGAAATTGTTTTGTAAATTTGAGGCTACATTAATAATTAGCCAAGCCCACACGGCTCCCATAGATATGCTCTAAGGTTGACTTTCAATTTCCCCGGACGGTGCAATGTACTTTTATCATGCACGTtgttatttgatttaaattatCTTCTACGTGACGAGTTTATTGTAAGTTATTTTTTAACTTAAGATCTTGATGAatacaataataaattattataactaaCTGATTGTGACTTTTAAACCATTATATAGTACTCTGCAGAGTTGCCATAAAGGAATTTACCAAATGAGAACCATCATAAAGTCGTGGGTAGTATTTGAGATCGAGATTTTGATACCAAAAATATTTGGGTGATTATTAACTCATTATTGATTTCATGAGTTGTTTCAAATCTGAACAATTATTTGCACTCCTACTTTTGGTGCAGTTCTTAATTGCATGATAGAAGTAATTTTtgtattaattctttttttttttaataattaactaTTTAACCCACTACAATTATGCTCATGCACCAGGGTGTCCTCATCAATGCCCTTTTCCctaataattttcattttttcataatAATACacatattacaaaaaaaaaaaaaaaattaaatgggcGAATTTTCCATAATGTTTTTTCATAGTAAGTTGAATAATGCATGTACAATGTTTTGttgatatgtattttttttcctccaCTTTAGCGTTATAAGCCACTTGTAAAACACGATGTTGATTTACATATTTCATAATGTAAGTAATTCTTGTAAACATTAATATTTGAATTCTATAAAATTCACTAAACTAGGAAACAATATTCGTATTTTAGCGTACGAAATCAAGAAAATGGAGCAAAATCATGAGGCCTCATTTGTTTAGCTAACTAGAAAGTAGaaatattattatgattattgaTTCACTATGTGACCACAAGAACGAGATTCAGCTAGATTGATCATGTTCATGGGGCCACTTTTGTTTACGTAGAGATCATGAGAGGCTTCACTTCACAGTTTCACAGGTTCACATCAAGCAAATCAAACTCCAAATTAAGTGAAGAAACCAAAAACATGTGTTGTGTTTGTGCGCCACTAAGATAGATTAATCAAGGCACATGGATCTGTCTGTGTCCGCGTGTGACGGCCTGCACCGGCCCGAAAACAAAACGGAGTTTTGAATTGATAGCATGTGCGATATATCTACATGTGGCAATAACTGGCAAGCACTACGcgactccaatcactttctaacCTAGATAATTAatatggacttggattctctgcccttccatttcggtgcccttcccgtgccctcctgttttgtgtggtcacggttaatccatgctaacattttatattgttttttataaaaataataaaacaaaaaaaaatagtaatataaaatattgacgtggcttaaccgtgaccacacaaacaggagggcacggggagggcaccaaattgggagggcagagaatccaagtccaatTAATATAaggataaattacatagtaCCTCATCAGGTTTGAGATATATTATAACTttatacaatatctttaaaacatttcactttcatacctcacgtactattttatttcaaaataatatatccgttagatttttcattcattggtctgttaaatgctgacgtgccAGCTATAGTTATGCCACGTGTCTACTAAATATGCACCATGtggccaaaaaaataaatttttattcattttaaatattataatatttactcagaaaaaaaaattaaaaaattttttttaaagaaaggaTTCATctaactcaggaaggggtaaatgcaaagcttaacctttggagagaagtgttggaatctaaaggtcttcgcctaagccgatcaaagacagaatatatggagtgcaagttcagtgcaaatggaggccaaaacgagttaggggtgaggatcggagatcaagaaataccaaagagcgaccgttttcgttacctaggatctatcttgcaaaagaacggagaattagatggagatctcaaccatagaatacaagctggattgatgaagtggaagagtgcatccggcgtgttgtgtgaccgccgtatgccactgaagctcaagggaaaattttataggacggcaataaggccggcgatgctgtatggtacagaatgttgggcggtgaagcatcaacacgtacacaaaatgggtgtagcggagatgaggatgcttcgttggatgtgtgggcacacgagaaaggataagattaagaatgaggatatccggggtaaagtaggagtagccgaaattgaaggaaagatgagagaaaatcggttacggtggtttggacatgtgcaaagaaggcctactgacgctccgattagaaaatgcgactatgggacagaggttcagggccgaaggggtaaaggaagacctaggaaaactttggaagagaccctaagaaaagacttagagtacttggatctaacggaggacatgacacaggacagaacacaatggcgttctaagattcatatagccgatcccactcagtgacttggatttttcaagtctccaacctagaagttttcctcactcgggaaattaagggaacactacctcaacctacatgctccactcacaaagcttcaacatacaagcttcaacaaaagaaaattcaaagaacttagcgaagaaggctttggtgtatttaacacaatacgttgaaatgaaggaaagcttatttattgatattcccgataagttacaaatatgtacatatacttgagtcaaaataaacaaacaagagggagccttcacaaaggttgcttaggagaagtctcagcagtcggtagagccccagaaaaagcaggcaccagagggggatcattcggagcctcagtactggacagaaccctagaaggaggaggcatcagaggttgatcatttggagcttcattacgcggtacagccccagaagacgaaggcaataaatgcctttggaacaaacccacaaatctctgatgatcaagtaaaacctgaccatcagattccttcatctggtcaagcttcctcttcatgtttgtagcatagtcatgtgcgagccggtgcaactgtttattctcatgcttgagccctctaatctcctgtttgagactcatcacttcagccgccaatgattcaacttggcgggttcgagcaaataggcgttgggccatattagacacagaacctgcacactgaacactaagagccagagaatccttaacagccaactcatcagaccgtttggaaagtagtgttggaaatgtgccctaaagccaatcatgtgatgatactttacggacatttcacatgttaaactaatctagttttatatataaagggcatacattattgtttgagcggtctcatataaatgttatatgcttaaacgataaagtccaaggaatatgtgattgggagaatgtaatctaatgaagttagattcatgagaccattctttcgtagacacatcctaaatgttcctgatcataggattgtcaattgggcattgacaatccgtaaagatcggtacgtactatgtcttctctcagggagagtgattagtctcgagtcattggtgtgtgtgacatcaagacaagtacgtaggtgctcaatagagaatgagtacactgaacgtgatcaacgaagagttctcatattccatgtcacataagaactcatggttgggataatgcaaagtagtcctttgacctgaggcatcacagttgtcttgtggttaagtccttgatctttgattatgtaaaagtcaccccctcggggtgtccacggcatcgttggggttaagccacttagctatggagacaagtgaatgcgcaacaagggatctctaaccttcaaacagttgagggagaatactctatgatatgatttggaatctctggccagagtatgaatgagattagggaatgcgttccaaatcacattcaaggaaatcatataagcacacgaatcacattggatagtagacatgaataaataaactatcataccaaacaatgtggtcaagagtattagattagagaaggaccgtattgcatttgtaatctcgaactgaataggttctctaacctcttctgattagcttgggtagccatgatatgctgctaggtgtcactcatggtttgtggaagccctaaacgtgtataatcactaaagggagaattgaaaatagtttcaattcacaatcgatgtaaaatggttttaatcgcccactacctcgctaaaaggaacctaatggatcgcacaccgtgaaaggtagagattggagattaaacggaaatgagtaagaat
Proteins encoded in this window:
- the LOC126597009 gene encoding xyloglucan 6-xylosyltransferase 2-like; protein product: MLDRCLWPRRARQIQRALRQGMVTFLCLFLTVVVLRGTVGAGKFGTPEQDFNDIRERFYTHNRRVEPHRVLKEATPETNQNDADQAGQSNNYAEFDISKILKDEPETEDEKRDPNQPYSLGPKISNWDEQRSDWLKKNPGFPNFVGPNKPRVLLVTGSSPKPCENPVGDHYLLKSIKNKIDYCRLHGIEVFYNFALLDAEMAGFWAKLPLIRKLLLSHPEVEFLWWMDSDAMFTDMAFEVPWERYKDHNFVMHGWNEMVYDDKNWIGLNTGSFLLRNCQWSLDMLDVWAPMGPKGKIRDEAGKVLTRELKGRPVFEADDQSAMVYILAKGRDTWGEKVYLENGYYLHGYWGILVDRYEEMIENHHPGLGDHRWPLVTHFVGCKPCGKFGDYPVERCLKQMDRAYNFGDNQVLQMYGFEHKSLGSRRVKRVRNESSNPLEVKDKLGLLHPAFKAIRQSSSS